DNA from Streptomyces sp. NBC_01260:
GTAGCCGATCTCGCCGACGGCGACGACGGAGTCCTTGACGAGATAGCGCGGCAGGGCGTCCAGGACGGGGGTGCAGCGGGGGTCGTTCGCCTCCTTGGGATTGAGGGCGAGGGTGCAGTGGTGCGCGATGCCGTACTGGGCGGCGCGGAACGGCTCCCAGCCGAGCAGCGCGTCGAAGTAGTCGAAGAAGCTGCTCGGCGAGGTGCGGGGCTGGCCGAGCCAGAAGGAGGGTTCGACGAGGGCCCGGACCCCGGCGTCGTACATCGCCTGATAGTCGTCCGTGGTGCGGGACGTCATGTGGATATGGGGGTCGAAGATGCGCATCAGGACTCCTCCGATGGGGCCGTTGGGGCCGTGGGGGCGGCGGGACCGGGGGCAGCGGGACCGGTGGCGGTGGTGGTGGAGCCGGGGGCGCTCGGGCCGGGGGCCGTGAGGGCGAGTACCCGGTGCAGGTCGGCGGGGACGGGGCGGCCTGCCGCGATGCGCTCGGCCGCGTAGTCGCCCAGCATCCGGGCGAGTTCCGCGTCGCCGCGGGACCGCCGGGCCAGCTGGTCGACGGCGGCGACGGGGACACCGGTGAAGAGGCATTTGAGGACGGCGTGGCGCCAGTTGTGCGGATCGAGATGCTCGCCGGCGTACGGGCCGACGGCGGCGGCGATCAGTGTGGTGTCGTTGGCGCGCAGAGCGTCCTCGACGAGGGCCAGGGCGGTGGCGCCGAGGTCCAGTGCGGGCAGTACGAGCAGGACGGCGCGCCGTTCGGCGGCGGTGCCCTGTTCGTAGAGCCGGGTCGCGGCGGCCAGTCCGGCGCGGGCCTCGATGAGCAGCAGGGCGCGTACGGAGTCGGCGTGTTCGAGTCCGCAGTGGCGGCCCGCTGCGGCGTACCGCAGTTCCCACGAGGGGACGGCGTACACGTTGCGGGAAGGTTCGGCGTCCGGATGGGCGGCGGCGTGGGCGGCCTCGGCGAGTGCTTCGTCGAGCCAGGCGCGTGCGGCGCCGCCGAGCTGCGCGTCGAGCTCCTTGCGGGTCAGCAGCGGGGCATCCGGCGAGGTCATCGGCATGGCGTTGCTCCCTTCCGGGGTCTAGTGGCTCGACGGAGCGTGCTTGCGGAGGAACTCGATCGAGCTCTGGGCGAGTTCGGGGCCCGCGTGGGAGTGGCGGGGCAGCTCGACGACGGTGAGTCCGGCGTATCCGGTGTCGCCGAGGGCGTCGAGGGCGGCGAGCACGGGCGGGAAGTCGATCTCTCCCTCGCCGAAGGGGAGGTGTTCGTGGATGCCGCAGCGCATGTCCTCGATCTGGACGTGTCGCAGCCAGGGGGCCGCTTCGCGTACGC
Protein-coding regions in this window:
- a CDS encoding EboA domain-containing protein, which encodes MTSPDAPLLTRKELDAQLGGAARAWLDEALAEAAHAAAHPDAEPSRNVYAVPSWELRYAAAGRHCGLEHADSVRALLLIEARAGLAAATRLYEQGTAAERRAVLLVLPALDLGATALALVEDALRANDTTLIAAAVGPYAGEHLDPHNWRHAVLKCLFTGVPVAAVDQLARRSRGDAELARMLGDYAAERIAAGRPVPADLHRVLALTAPGPSAPGSTTTATGPAAPGPAAPTAPTAPSEES